From one Trifolium pratense cultivar HEN17-A07 linkage group LG1, ARS_RC_1.1, whole genome shotgun sequence genomic stretch:
- the LOC123916620 gene encoding fatty-acid-binding protein 2: protein MKNDWLSWMDSDPNMYPLQPFVFNNFLGSQFLQSFLENSRCFYESSAIEEAFGHVSKFAGALLFLFSGGGSNVCGGGSFRFGGGSGNVNMNMKVKPVITNNVAGFGFPFGSRSKRKGLERVSLGKISNFVVKFFWSEAKKIQSYPILSIAAALVLPIQNLSSNLLSGPMQDPDLQMNESIDRMPKDFERPGCPRLSISELNLANSAVEPKTGIEFPVVLDNLSDGGQNSSFNSEVLVGTGYKNMTIVKIKTLKVYAFGFYVHPYSLCEKLGPKYASISADELDNHNDFYQDLLREDINMTVRLVVNYKGMKINNVKDAFEKSLRARLVKTNPSTDFNCLWTFGSYFTENISIPLGTVIEFKRTVDGRLITEIGGNHIGSVHSKDLCRAFFGMYIGDLPVCEQTKKEIGMNIANIIRNC, encoded by the exons ATGAAGAACGATTGGTTATCATGGATGGATTCAGATCCAAACATGTATCCATTACAACCATTCGTATTCAATAATTTCTTAGGTTCTCAATTTCTACAATCGTTTCTTGAAAATTCTAGATGTTTCTACGAAAGTTCGGCTATAGAAGAAGCATTCGGCCACGTGTCGAAATTCGCCGGCgcgttgttgtttttgttttccgGTGGTGGATCGAATGTCTGCGGTGGTGGTTCTTTTCGATTTGGCGGTGGTTCTGGTaatgtgaatatgaatatgAAGGTTAAGCCTGTGATTACGAATAATGTGGCTGGGTTTGGGTTTCCGTTTGGTTCTAGGTCGAAGAGGAAAGGTTTGGAACGTGTGAGTTTGGGGAAGATTTCGAATTTTGTGGTTAAGTTCTTTTGGAGTGAAGCTAAAAAAATTCAATCGTATCCTATTCTTTCGATTGCTGCTGCATTGGTGTTGCCAATTCAAAATTT GTCATCAAATCTACTGTCTGGGCCAATGCAGGATCCTGATCTGCAAATGAATGAAAGCATCGACCGGATGCCAAAGGATTTTGAACGTCCAGGATGTCCTCGCCTATCCATTTCCGAGTTGAACCTAGCAAACTCTGCTGTGGAGCCTAAAACTGGCATTGAATTTCCTGTGGTTCTGGATAATTTATCAGATGGGGGGCAGAATTCTAGCTTTAACTCAGAG GTCCTTGTTGGAACAGGATACAAAAACATGACAATTGTTAAAATCAAGACGCTGAAAGTATATGCTTTTGGATTTT ATGTTCACCCGTACTCCCTCTGTGAGAAGTTGGGCCCAAAATATGCATCAATTTCTGCAGATGAACTGGATAACCATAATGATTTCTACCAGGATCTTCTCAG GGAAGATATCAATATGACTGTTAGGCTTGTCGTAAATTACAAAGGAATGAAAATTAACAATGTGAAAGA tgcttttgaaaaatcacttaGAGCTCGATTAGTTAAG ACAAATCCATCCACAGACTTTAATTGCCTTTGGACATTTGGTTCGTACTTTACGGAGAATATCTCGATACCTTTG GGAACCGTTATTGAGTTTAAGCGAACAGTTGATGGGCGTCTGATTACTGAAA TTGGTGGCAATCACATTGGAAGTGTCCACAGCAAAGATTTGTGTC gGGCTTTCTTTGGCATGTACATTGGAGATCTCCCTGTTTGCGAACAAACTAAGAAAGAGATTGGCATGAACATCGCAAATATTATTAGGAATTGTTGA